A section of the Mycolicibacterium anyangense genome encodes:
- the ispG gene encoding flavodoxin-dependent (E)-4-hydroxy-3-methylbut-2-enyl-diphosphate synthase, with protein sequence MPAPPAPVLSPRRTTRQLMVRNVGVGSDHPISVQSMCTTKTHDVNATLQQIAELTAAGCDIVRVACPRQEDADALPAIAKKSQIPVIADIHFQPKYIFAAIDAGCAAVRVNPGNIKEFDGRVAEVAKAAGAAGIPIRIGVNAGSLDKRFLEKYGKATPEALVESAMWEASLFEEHGFGDIKISVKHNDPVVMVAAYRLLAEKTDYPLHLGVTEAGPAFQGTIKSAVAFGALLSDGIGDTIRVSLSAPPVEEVKVGTQILESLNLRPRGLEIVSCPSCGRAQVDVYSLANEVSAGLDGLDVPLRVAVMGCVVNGPGEAREADLGVASGNGKGQIFVKGEVIKTVPEAQIVETLIEEAMRLAEQQRGTDASASGSPVVTVS encoded by the coding sequence ATGCCCGCCCCGCCCGCTCCGGTGCTGTCGCCGCGGCGCACGACCCGCCAGCTCATGGTGCGCAACGTGGGCGTGGGCAGCGACCACCCGATCTCGGTGCAGTCCATGTGCACCACCAAGACCCACGATGTCAACGCCACGCTGCAGCAGATCGCCGAGCTGACCGCGGCGGGCTGCGACATCGTCCGGGTGGCCTGTCCGCGTCAGGAGGACGCCGACGCGCTGCCGGCCATCGCCAAGAAGAGTCAGATCCCGGTGATCGCCGACATCCATTTCCAGCCGAAGTACATCTTCGCCGCGATCGATGCCGGCTGCGCTGCCGTGCGCGTCAATCCCGGCAACATCAAGGAGTTCGACGGCCGGGTTGCCGAGGTGGCCAAAGCCGCCGGCGCCGCGGGTATCCCGATCCGGATCGGCGTCAACGCCGGCTCGCTGGACAAGCGCTTCCTGGAGAAGTACGGCAAGGCCACGCCGGAGGCGCTCGTCGAGTCCGCGATGTGGGAGGCCTCGCTGTTCGAGGAGCACGGCTTCGGCGACATCAAGATCAGCGTCAAGCACAACGACCCGGTCGTGATGGTCGCGGCCTACCGGTTACTGGCCGAGAAGACCGACTACCCGCTGCATCTCGGGGTGACCGAGGCCGGACCCGCCTTCCAGGGCACGATCAAGTCCGCGGTCGCCTTCGGTGCACTGCTCTCCGACGGCATCGGCGACACCATCCGGGTGTCGCTGTCGGCGCCGCCGGTCGAAGAGGTCAAGGTCGGCACCCAGATCCTGGAATCGCTCAACCTGCGCCCGCGCGGCCTGGAGATCGTGTCCTGCCCGTCCTGCGGACGCGCCCAGGTCGACGTCTACTCACTGGCCAACGAGGTGTCGGCCGGCCTGGACGGCCTCGATGTGCCGCTGCGCGTGGCGGTGATGGGTTGCGTGGTCAACGGTCCGGGCGAGGCGCGTGAGGCTGACCTCGGGGTCGCGTCCGGCAACGGCAAGGGGCAGATCTTCGTCAAGGGTGAGGTCATCAAGACCGTCCCCGAGGCGCAGATCGTCGAGACCTTGATCGAAGAGGCGATGCGACTTGCCGAGCAACAGCGCGGCACGGATGCATCTGCCAGCGGTTCTCCGGTGGTGACCGTAAGCTGA
- a CDS encoding GNAT family N-acetyltransferase yields MSAPPLFRLVDERRVSVARDAAAVDRVLADDPVGSCMVAARVAEHGVDPQAIGGELWTRRRAEESLCYAGANLIPLRGSQADLFAFADKAMSSARRCSSLVGRAQLVLPMWDRLQHAWGPARDVRDRQPLMALGVRPSCALDPAVRRVRIDELDAYLVAAIDMFIGEVGIDPRIGDGGRGYRRRVASLIAAGRAFARFDHGQVVFKAEVGSQSPVVGQIQGVWVHPEYRGRGLGTAGTAAVAASVVDGGRVASLYVNNFNTVARAAYARVGFAEVGTFATVLLD; encoded by the coding sequence ATGTCGGCACCGCCACTGTTCCGCCTGGTCGATGAGCGACGGGTGTCGGTGGCACGTGATGCGGCGGCGGTAGACCGGGTGCTGGCCGACGATCCGGTGGGCTCCTGCATGGTGGCTGCCCGTGTCGCCGAGCACGGTGTCGACCCGCAGGCCATTGGTGGCGAACTCTGGACGCGCAGGCGCGCCGAGGAGTCGCTCTGCTACGCCGGGGCCAACCTGATCCCGCTACGCGGATCGCAGGCTGACCTTTTCGCATTCGCGGACAAGGCGATGAGCTCCGCGCGGCGCTGTTCCTCGTTGGTGGGCCGGGCCCAACTGGTGCTGCCCATGTGGGACCGGTTGCAGCACGCGTGGGGTCCGGCGCGCGACGTGCGCGACCGGCAGCCCTTGATGGCCCTTGGTGTGCGGCCCTCGTGCGCCCTCGATCCGGCGGTGCGCCGGGTGCGGATCGATGAACTCGACGCCTACCTGGTGGCCGCGATCGACATGTTCATCGGGGAGGTGGGGATCGACCCGCGGATCGGTGACGGCGGCCGGGGTTATCGCCGCCGCGTGGCCAGCCTGATCGCGGCGGGCCGGGCGTTCGCCCGCTTCGACCATGGCCAGGTGGTGTTCAAGGCCGAGGTCGGCTCGCAGTCCCCGGTGGTGGGCCAGATCCAGGGCGTCTGGGTGCATCCCGAGTACCGCGGCCGGGGACTGGGGACCGCCGGGACGGCGGCGGTGGCCGCATCGGTGGTGGACGGCGGCCGGGTCGCCAGCCTGTACGTCAACAACTTCAACACCGTGGCCCGGGCGGCGTATGCGCGGGTGGGTTTCGCCGAAGTAGGGACGTTCGCGACCGTGCTGC